A single window of bacterium DNA harbors:
- a CDS encoding phage major capsid protein, which produces MATTLSTFDAVLKEVYLGPIRDELNSKDTVYGILDKKDDEGGREMVIPVRKTRNQGFGFIGSTANVPVAGAQGYEDLKIPPKYYYGQLKVRQEVISQSRSSAGAFARAIRTEVEGLPIDMKDDLNRVILGNGDCDLAPSGIASHSTTTMTLSVAAEARRFGEQMLCDVWDDNATTSHTDPTGVSTDDSILYQGIRVTNVATNTGIITFNQDVTVGTATQYMVGRAGARTRDQRHEMMGLDGVIAETNPYLYTTAGVTNLQNIDRTANAWFNSTILGNGGTNRTVSTTLLQQSIDAANIKAGGKINCFVTTFGVRDAFEQQQLLQKRYPNTMRLPAGYAENDDAMDFIEYNGIPIVPDKFAPQNSILALDKRLVYIARLADFDWMDEDGSILHLAPTGEPAYIAIIFFFGELVTTKPGGCSKIDDVEGTDVV; this is translated from the coding sequence TTGGCAACTACCCTCAGCACGTTCGATGCTGTGCTGAAGGAAGTCTACCTTGGTCCGATCCGGGATGAGCTGAACTCCAAAGACACCGTCTACGGAATCCTTGATAAGAAGGATGATGAGGGCGGTCGTGAGATGGTCATTCCGGTACGCAAGACGCGAAACCAAGGGTTTGGCTTCATTGGAAGCACAGCGAACGTACCTGTTGCCGGGGCTCAAGGATACGAGGACCTGAAGATTCCCCCGAAGTACTACTACGGGCAACTGAAGGTCAGACAAGAAGTCATCAGTCAGTCTCGTTCATCCGCTGGTGCGTTTGCTCGGGCGATTCGCACAGAGGTGGAGGGACTTCCGATTGACATGAAGGATGACCTGAACAGGGTTATCCTTGGCAATGGTGACTGTGACTTGGCCCCCAGCGGTATCGCATCACATTCTACTACAACGATGACTCTCAGTGTTGCAGCAGAAGCCCGCCGGTTTGGTGAGCAGATGTTATGTGACGTCTGGGATGACAACGCAACGACTTCACACACAGATCCTACTGGCGTGTCTACGGATGACTCGATTCTCTATCAAGGGATAAGAGTTACAAATGTGGCAACGAACACTGGGATCATCACGTTTAACCAAGACGTGACTGTTGGTACTGCTACTCAGTACATGGTCGGTCGTGCGGGTGCGAGAACCCGAGATCAACGTCACGAGATGATGGGTCTCGATGGTGTTATCGCGGAAACGAACCCGTATCTCTACACGACTGCTGGTGTCACGAATCTCCAGAACATCGATAGAACCGCGAATGCTTGGTTCAACTCCACGATTCTGGGGAACGGTGGGACCAACCGTACTGTCTCTACTACCTTGCTTCAGCAGTCCATTGATGCTGCGAACATCAAGGCCGGTGGGAAGATCAATTGTTTCGTGACGACCTTCGGTGTTAGGGATGCCTTCGAGCAACAGCAGCTACTTCAGAAGCGCTATCCCAACACGATGAGGCTTCCTGCGGGCTACGCTGAGAACGATGATGCCATGGACTTCATCGAGTACAACGGCATCCCGATTGTTCCAGATAAGTTCGCGCCTCAGAACTCCATTCTTGCCTTGGACAAGCGTCTCGTTTATATCGCGCGCTTGGCTGACTTTGACTGGATGGACGAAGATGGCTCCATCCTCCACCTGGCTCCTACAGGTGAACCCGCCTATATCGCGATCATCTTCTTCTTCGGTGAGCTGGTGACTACAAAGCCAGGTGGCTGTTCGAAGATCGATGACGTTGAAGGCACGGACGTGGTCTAA